The Dermacentor silvarum isolate Dsil-2018 chromosome 3, BIME_Dsil_1.4, whole genome shotgun sequence region ACGTTAGCGATCGGCGTTGCCTTCTCGGCAGCGAGAGGAACGGCAGACCCGTGGGGCGTCGTGGTGTCCCTCATTGCATGAAGCTGCATGTTGAAGTTGCATGTAGTCGCATGTTGCAGCTGGTGTCCCTCATTGCGTTAAGTGTTTTTGTACACGTGCGAGTTTTCGAGTCGGTACTCCGAGTTCGGTGGTCTCCCTGTGAGACACAAAAGACCTTGGACTAGTCATGCCGTAAATGGGTGCCAAGAGTGCATGAATAGCACTGCTGGCGCACCCTACCGCTTCCAGCAATGACGGCGTGCAATCGCCTATCGCTTTAAATTATTGCTGTTTCCAGCTTGTTGCCAGAGGGAGACTTCGTGAAGATGATCACGACTGCTGACACTGACCCCAACATTGTGACAACATAGATTCGACGGCGTTTTCCGCGTTACCACTGCTGGGCCGAGCTCTCTGACCGGTAAGCTTACCACGGcactataaaaaaagaaataaaaaaggtaCTGCAAGCATTTGTTGTCGGTTCTTCAAGCATATATATATCTATTGCAAGCCGTTCAGCTGGTGGAGAGCAAAGGCTAGCAATTGCCGCTTCTTGCCACTCATCTTGGATTCAAAGAAACTTGCTTCTGGAAGTCCGCTGTACTTTCTAGTTAGCTCTGTGCCTCCATTTACTGCTATATTCCACTTGCTACGCTAGCAAGTTGACATCACATGAGCGCAGTGGAAAACACGGTTATGTAAACGCCATTTCTTTAGGTACTATTAAAAACAGTTCACCTTAAGCCCTAACCTGGCCATGTCACATATGTTGAGGAACTTTCCGAACATTCGAACTAATAATTTACCAGTTCTTCAAGCAGCGGTGACGAGAGTTTATATTCAGCATTGCTCATAACTATGCGTACTTGGTGCATTAACATTTGATGATGACTTCTACTATGGTTTTCCAAGCATGATTCGTAATTACGACGCATGCGTTGCTCCCTTCAACGCACGCGTTTTAGTTTTTATTGCTATGGTTTGATAGCCAGAATGAGGTAACACAGGACACGACTCACGCACAAATTGGCGTTGGGGACGACACGCTATAGAAATATAAAGAAATGAACCTTGGGGGGCACTGTGCAGCATCAGACCTACTTAGATAATTGTACTCATTATAAACAACTGCAGCGCTATTAGAAATCAACCAGCGGGCTATAATCACACGCATTCCGAACATATGATATTAGCCTTGGTTGTAAGATTTAACCATTCGTAACGTGACGACGCAATCTTTAgcccctattgacccttttcacggctgatcccgtgggcgctgccatgtttgatcacgtggtgacgcgtccattgcttgcctcaaccgcctctgttgcctccttgtttacaatggaagtgtatgacgccggcgcggcttagaaaacctctgttttcgtagatatcgtagacagtgactatAGGTGGACGACaagaagctttgatcacagcttcagacaACATGTaaaaacgctttcggagctgattaagctatgtccaaacgccgctagcagcgtatatggtgcttgttctaaaagcggggataaatatgtattccaagctatcgaagctttccgattatgaattcagtcaggattagtgtgttttgctctttgttctttattcggcaaatattttgaagcagtggcttgtcagttgataactcagtgaagttcctcggtgcggccactatctgattattttctgcctatagTTATAATCGCTCGCGGGCGTGCTCACTTCccatagatttgttcttgctgcgcacgagGCTTGAAAagcagctgttttgtacattgtaataccttgtagcaaatatatattacagctagtaactggcttactcttgtggaccgtcacgaaacattcagcttcgacaattcgtgcgccataggtgtagtccgtcattaattgtgcgtatacagtgcacatatattcaagtgtgagcccattcacttattcttgatacgtcggcaaTAAAGTGGGCGTAAactttcctgccatttgggacagatgtgtatagatagataacgtgcgcgaaacttactaggacaggaagcgcgctacttccctttgtcattctttaacgagtggtactcactcttgccaacgttctggggatgaagccctttctttgaaggttagcgatagaaggctggcggatgagcaaatttctgtatccccgaggaaagccgtacattacgaagtgccggtaacacgttcggacagttgcagcagcggtccgtgaacttggccacacagattccagccaactacagcacacgtcttcaatccacatgattcaatctagcatgattggagcacagtgtgttagcgaaaactcagttgcatttccgacagctgatcgcacggaaccaaggtagaagcggtaatggtttcgtattcgtgcgtggtcgctgaggagaggtatggcgcgccgccgtgagcgccatctagtttctttaaaacaaactgctccgggaaaagggtcaataggaggAGTACACTGAAGTTCTTACCGAATCACTGACAAAGCCATAACGAAACGGAGCTAGCAGCCCCTCGTGAACATGGATCTCGATTCATAAAATGAAAGAATtggccgccgtggttgctcagtggctatggtgttgggctgctgagcacgaggtcgcgggatcgaatcccggccacggcggccgcatttcgatgggggcgaaatgcgaaaacacccgtgtacctcgatttaggtgcacgttaaagaaccccaggtggtccaaatttccggagtcccccactacggcgtgcctcataatcagaactggttttggcacgtaaaaccccataatttaatttaattttaaagaattgGCCGATTAAATCCACGTAAGAGCTCGATGGCTAAACTGCAGCAAATGGCGCCGCGAGCAGCTGGCAGCGTTATTCGGTGGCACTGAGCCCCGTCACACTAGTCCGCGGAGTGAACAGGAAACACGCTATGTTGTGTTAATAGACGAGCCGTCTTTTTCTAATAATTCATTTCACTTTTCCATTCATTTCTTCCTTCACCGCTGCTGGAACGTGATTCGGACGTCGCTTTCATTGCCGGGATTGACCATTCAATGAGGCGCATGGCGAGAAAAGTAAAGGAAATAAACAAGGAGAATGCAAAATGGAAGAGAGCGTCATACATCACGAGCCCAGctaaaataacaaatatattGACGTGATCTCGCGGTTCATGCATGTGGTTTTCGGCAACTCACCCATGAATTGGTGTGCTTCTTCAGCATCTCGCTGGCTGCCGCGACGAGCTGCGTGTTGCCAACCAAGCGGGCTTCGCCGGGCTTGCGGTAGACGTAGATGCCACCGTCAGGCGCCGCGGCCTTCAACACTTCTGCGACTCTTTCGGGGCGCACGCGGGAGTCGACACGCGGGACGTCGGGGCTCAGGATCAGTCGGTTGAAAAGGTGCACAGCCTTGTGAAAATCATTCAGGTTGTTAGCCTTGAGCTTGACTCGAACCGCATTTTCGCAGGGCGTCGCGTCGCATTTGATGTTATCCTCCGGACGAAGTCCTTCTTGCCGACGAAGCTCCTCCTCGATTCGGTCCTGAATCGCTTCGAAGAAGGAGCGTGGGAAGTACAGCGTTTCCTCCATGAGAATATGTATAGCCATCGGCAACGTGGCAACAGCGTCCTTGCGGTCCTGGTCGACGGGAACTGGCGAGCCCTTGAGCAGCGTGCAGGCGCCCTGAGCCGCGGTGGAATCCTCGAAAGAGAGCCAGCCCTTCTCAATATAATCTTCCATCCTGGGAGTGTTGAGAACCAGTTTAGGACTGCGTTCGCCGAGCTCTTCGTCAAATAGTTTCTGTACAGCGTCCCCCAATGCTCGCAGCTTCTCGGTAGGCGTTTTGCGTGGAGCTTCACGGACGAGGATTACCTTCTTGACGTCTACTGACAGTGACGAACGGATAAGACCTTCCAGCGCCGACTGGCTCGCCATCGGAGGCAAGCCCGTGATGTACAGTTGGCAGGATACCTTCTTGTCGCGATGAATAGTCACTGTGTTATTGTCCAAGCGGACTCTAAGGGGGAGCTGGGCCGCCACGCGTTCCACCGATGCCTGGTCCGACAACTGGACGAACGCGATCCCCGAGCACAGACGGCGCGGTAGGGAGATTTGGGCGTGGAACGCCGGTCTCCGCTCCCTTTGCTCTTCGCGGTACTCAAGAGACTCTCCTTTAACAGATACTCTTAGGTGGCCGCTCTGTTCAGACAGGGCTCGGTAGGCATTGTCAGCTTCTCGCGCCGTTTTATAGGTGATCTCAAAGGTGGCATCCTCTTTCATGAACCAATACTGGACTATCTCTCCCAGTTCATTCACCCTTTTGCGAAACTCAGAGTGGGGCATCCTCACATCGTACGCTACTATAGTCCGGAAGGCTGCCGGTGAGAGTACTTCGTTCACCTGACCTCCGATGCCGAGAACGGCGAGCACGGGACGCTCCTCGTAGGGAGATTTATGCGGCGTGAGAAAGGCTTCCCGGTCCTTTATGGACAGTTTTATTACCTGCTCGCTGACGATGCTCCGAAGGCACTGCAGAGCTTCAACGCAGTACTTGTCTTGCCCTCTTATCATGACACACTGTCTCGCTGAGTCCAGTTCGAGGTGACCCTTAGTGTCATCTGTCGCCATTCGCAGCTTCTCCTCAATGGCCTGCAGTGCTCGTGTAGAGTTGAACTGATAGTTCCAAATCAGCTTTCCCACAGGACCAAACCGTTCTACAAGTTCCGGATGCGTTTCTTCAGCACGGGGAACTTGACAGGCCGGTTCACGCTTACAAAAGGAATCAGGCAAAGCGGAAAAGTTCAGTAGCTTCACCGTCTTTTCGCCATGTTGAGCGAATAAACAGCAGACAACGTTCTTCGGCTGCATCGCCTCGGTATCAAATAGCGACAATGGCGATACCTGCAAGTGATCGCCCAAAGTCTGGTGCTTGTAACCCAGTTCGCACGCCTGGAGCAAACCTTGGGGGAACGACTGTGCGAGCAGTTCACCTAACGTGATTGTAGCGTTTTTCTCCTCCTTCACTGATTCGGCACCCAGATTTCTGCCTTTGAACTCGGTGAACTCCTGCTGGATATTTCGAACAGCACTGTGAAGGCTGTTTATGAAGGCTTCGTTCACGTTATTCACATCGCACCAAGAGCTTTTCATTTTCTTGGGTACAACGAGCCAGTTCTTGTATAGCTGAATCACCCCTGAGAAGACGCTGGCTCCGTCTGACACCGGGAAGTCGCGCTGATTTCCGTCTTCTTTCAGTGGCCTGTAAGCAACAAGCAAGTCTTCGAAGACAAGGAGTGAAAGTAGGATCGAGTCCAGGGATGGTGCCTTGCCCATTGAGCACAGCACAAGCATGCCAAGCCGAGGCTGTAGACTCGTCTGACATAGCCTAGTACCCAGGTCAGTCGCTTGTCCTTCACTGTCTAACGCCCCGATCTGTTGAAGTGCAGTCTTCACTTCATCCAGCAGCGTCTTAGGGAGGTCATCGAGAAAGAGAGTGTCGGAGTTCGTCTTCTGGGTAGAGAGACGAAGAACAATGTCCTCCAAATACTTTGAGCCGTTTAAGTCAGCTGGCGACGAAGGGACTAAGGCATCTCTACTGTAGAGGCGGTAGCAAGTACCGCCCTCGTGTATTCCTGCCAAAGTTCTCCTTTCTTCGGCCTCAGTTTCGGTCACGTAAGCGAGTTGCATGACGAAAATTCCAGTCCGGTAAACGGTTCTCAGCGTTAGGCCACTGTCAATAACGCAACGCACACGCAGCGTACTCACGACTGCGTCGGGACATTCTACGGCGAAGATCACCCTCCAGCATCCTTTCCGCGGAGAGTCATTCTTGAGAGGAAAGTTTGTCCAGCTGGAGGACAAAACTTCATGCGTGACAGCTACGTCAAAATTTTCCTCCCGAATTCTGCTATTCAAAAGGCCATCCGCCAGGAGAGCGTCTGCGAGGGATGGAAGAAACACAAGAACGTCTCCGCCGGCAGACGCATCTGCCGTCTGGCAGAATTCGAGAGCAGTAGAGACACATGCCATCACTCTACTGGTTGGCTTGCCCTTCCAGATGACCTCTACTGGAAACGTGAGGACGCACCGGACAATGTCCTGGGTTTCTAAAGAAAACGCCTCTCGGATCCGTACGCAGGCATCGGATTCATTGCCGCACAAGATTACGCCTACTTTTGATACAAAATACTTGCGGATTATTGTTAGCGCTGTCCGCTGGTAAGCGGTGTCTTCTTGCAGCTCATCGACGATGATGGCCTGGAAGTCGGAGAGTTCCATTTCACGACGCAGAAACTCTTGGAAGAAGTGTCGCGCGCTAGTGAAAACAACTGCGTTTTCAGAGTTGATCTGCTGTGTGGCGCTCAGCCAGCACTGCACGGGTCCCAATCCACTCACAGACGCTGCGTTCTTCGAGCACTGCTCGGCTGCGAGATCGCTGGCTTGTACACTAAGGACACGCAAGTTCAAATCTTGCGCATACGACGCCACTTCGAGTGCCGTTTTGGATCCTGGCGATGACATAAGGAACACCACTTGATGCCCGGACAAAGCCTCAAGAATTGTTGACTTTACGCTGTAAACGATGGAGCCCCTTTTGAGCCTGGCGAtttcagtggctgtggcgttgtcAGCTTGTTGCGGCGACTGCGGTAAATCAGAAATGATCTTTAAGAAATGTCTCAACTGAGCCTCGTAAATGGTGGCCTGATATTCATACGCCGCCTTTAACATTGGCGCAGTTTTCTCGCCTCCCTGGAGGCTACGAAGTTTTTGTCTGACAGCTTCAAGCTTCGCTTTGTGAGTATTTACTGCAGATTTAACCTTGGCAGCCCGACTCGGCTCTTCTGGTGTTACTTTTTCAATGTCTTCAGTGGTGTCTTTAGAAATTATTCCTAAGCAGGCCGGCCCGTCCTCGTCATCTACTCGCGGATCGTTGAGAGTTTCAATGGCTTTCCTTGCTTTGGTGACGCTTGGATAAACGAGGTACACAGTGTCTTTGCCGCCGCAGCCAACTTCAATTGTAAAGTCCTGTGGTATGTTAAGGCGCGACAAGTACTGTTTCCAATATACCGCGTTCGTGGGCTCCCTGGGGACCAGTATACCCACTTTGGTGCGGTAGGAAGGCAGCGCGCCTGTCTCCGCGGCTTGATTCTCCATCTTGATCGCTTTCTCACTCGTTTCATTTTCTTGGACACGGGCGCTGACTGCACGAACAGTCTTGTTTAAATCTTGCTTATTTTCCTTGTCTTTTCCTTGGTTTCGAGGGCCGGATGAAAACGTTTTGGTTGTCTTAGATGCACTGCTCCTCTTGAGGTCCGCCAGGAATGCGCTGTAACTGATACTCTCGTTCGCCGCGTCCCTCAGCGCTCGCTTGGCCTGTTCGTTGTGAATGAGCACGACATCGATGAGGTCCTTGTACCGCATCTCGTGTATTTCGGCCGCGAAGTCCACGTCGCCCGAGATGAGCACGATGCGCGAGCCCGTCAACTTGTGCGCGTCTGAGAAGCGGCGCAGCACAGTGCGAAGCTTCTCGTCGGCCGCGTTCTTCTGATCGCCCGGCACATGTATCACCGTCACCAGCGCCTCGTTTAGCTCGGCGATCACGGCGGGGCTCATGCGCGCGGTATCGCAGGCGACGACGAAGTCCGCCTCGCGGTAGCCCGTGTAAAACCTTTGGCGCACCTTGAGCACGATCTCGTACGCCGGTACTCCGCTTGGAACCGCACAGTTCTCGATGTCCCAGAAGACGCTGATCATGCTGGTCAATGACGAAGCACCGGCCGCGACGGGCCGGCGCGGCTCGGTGATGACGTCCCTCGGTAAGGGAACTCTACGGTTGACGGCTTCCGTTCGGTCGACGAAGTCCTCGCGCTCGCGAGACGCCGAGGAAGCAGCATTTCCTGTGCCGTCGCGCTGCCGGGCGTAGAAGCCATCGCGTCGGTGCGTCGCGTAGCCATCGTCGGTGTAATGACTCCTCGCGTCGCCGGCCTCGGAAACGCTGAGCGCACAGCTTTCGGAGAGCACTGACCGGTCGTAATCGTTGTTCATACGACGCACAGCTCGCTTGAAGTGCAGCAAGCTTTCGCCGGCGGTCAACGGCGCATCGCCCTCACGACGGTGACCTGGAGTGTCTAACCAACTGCTCCACCCGCCGCCGCTTCCTCTTCTCGGATATGCAACGTCTCGAGAAGACCGGCCGCGGTCGCGCAGCacacgacctcgtgctctgccCGCGTAACCATCGCTGGGCGGGCCGTCCTCGTATCGCTGGTTGTGGTAGCCGCCAGTCCCGCCGTAACCGTACTGCTGACGTTGGCGAACATCGGCAGGGTGGCCGATCGGGTGTCTGCCTCCTCGGCTGGTACCGTATTGCCGTACAGGATCGTAGTAATCGAACCTGAGGAGGCAAGAAAGTATGCTTAACTTTTTGAAGAAGCCATTAGGAAGTTCAATAAAGTCCTATACATTGAACGAAGTGGATAAATAAAGAGCCACAGTTTCATTGAGGGGGTCAGTTTTAGAGCAACGCTTCtatcttggtgctgtcatggtcgtttagttaacttggtaggtaccacaCTTGGCATATTATGAGAggagtgtatgactaacataagtgataggtcatgacataaatttgatgacaatgacccagcggaaaatattaacactcaaaaactattgaactgggttcggacatggttactaaatgaaggaaacaataaaggattctggtagaagtcatagtcatgagcatgactcaacaaaaatgacaatgactcagcgaaaaagataaacactcaaaagccactgaaatgggttctgacgtaggtactaagtgaagcaaacaataaagggtgatggtagaagtcatagtcatgagcatgacagcaaaaACGTGAATGATTCAGTGAAAAAAACATTAATACTCAAacaccactaaaatgggttcggatgtgggtactaagtgaaggaaacagtaaaggatgatggtagaagtcatagtcatgatcatgactcagcaaaaatgacaatgacttagcgaaaaaaagattaacactcaaaaaccactgaaatgggttcggacgtggtactGACGAGGTAGGTGAAGGAAAAGTCATAGTCccgagcatgactaaggctttcgccttaaggtctcttagttgtagctaaagggactcctgaggactcatgacatggcatgcgtgtcatgtaggtaatgaaagagCCGCCAACGTCTTGGTGATGTCATgatcgtttcattaacttggtaggatcctcgcacactgcttcagataacatcgattcccacagggcgtgggatctgccgactttttctttcatttaaaGGAGAATGTTAAATCTAGTGGCCCGTGGAGGCGAAtttttaacagccaagctgtttaagcgAGCCGTAACTTGTGGCTCGTATCAAAACACTagaagaaataaaatgaaatattgcttgccgaggcgggatccgaagccgcgtacccccggtcccaaagcgagcgtcgtaaccactaggctatagagccgcgctagcagaacgtgcatttatgcgaaccatacgattgcgttcgagcgccgtcgtcttcgtccacagctggcgcgttcgtttgctggtgctctgcgaggtgaagcggttttgcgcgctatgagagcgagagagagacgcattcacggagcgggtctcctggaacgcggtgtcgttgttgcaagctgcgctacgcaacgcgcagtggcagccgtaagtccgagacgcgcgaaaagaaattatcatcatcacgagtaataggatgaaaagttcgcgcgcacttccggaaaatgctggactacaatcgcccagcttcgctgtttcaagcgttgcgcggccgatgCAATTTTAAGCGTTTTAAGGAAAGGCGTTAATAAAGAAAGTGTGTGGGCCGATCTTGATATCAGTGCAGGCTATGCCTTTTATAGCATAGTTTTTAATGCGATTGCATTATACCCGTAAACATTCGCCCTTTGGTGATGAAAGTTAGTATGTCCTCGGCAGGGCAACTAAcgtggtgagagagagagagagagatagaaaacgTTTTTACTTAGACTTGCAATTTGCTTATAAAATTGTTATGAATTGCCAATTTGCGGAAATCAAAACTGTCAGGCTTACAACTGTGTACCTTAGCAATGAAAAACGACATCACAATTCCGTACACCCTTGTACACCTTTCTGTACACCAAGCCGtccttttcattttcctgtgctgcccccTGCCGTACGTCGCAGGAAACGCTTTGGAAGGGTGTCGGGGCGTTCGCTGGTTGACTTGTCAACCGGCGCCCACGTTGAGTGCGCGTTAGTTGTGCGTTTCGTgaatcgcgaataattattaatggcttcttcGGTGCAGCATGTCgatcctggaagccatgtagcactcacaaACTATATACTATTTAGGGTAGCAGCTAGGCCTGAATGCGCTGTTGTGTTAACAGTGCGACCGATAAAGGCACGCTAAGTTCcgtctgccgtcgcggctgctttggatTTGTTGTCGCTGACTTCTGCTCTTGCACCTAGcttttttaaaaattctttttacacattctttagacatttcgcaaaATAGGAAGTCGTCGGGCGCGCAGCTTTTCGCGTCGGGTTTAGCACAACGGTGCACTTGTCTACAGCCACAGACCGTCGTTAACGTCAAATATTGGGGAAAAGGAGCATCGCTGTTATGAAATAATGTCAAAACGtacaataaaacacacatatctgcgcatatgagccgcgttgttccacaGCGAGAAGAGTCATTATGAGCGGCCGAGCCACTTAAACAACGGCGACTATGATCCAGTTATATATATATCGGGCCGTTAATTTATTGGTAATTCTCGCTTtactttaacttcatcatacttacagCTTGCACGTATTATGAAGCATTATTAGTGAAAATTGTGCTCGCATAAGCTCTTATTTAAAGACCGTGTTTTCTCCCGCGAGGtggttgtttatgctgctgtacccaATGTACCGtgtcttgtttcgcgtttgacgcagaggtaaacagtacatctcaggcaggggcgtagccag contains the following coding sequences:
- the LOC119445957 gene encoding uncharacterized protein LOC119445957; amino-acid sequence: MNRHDGDRGRDYYQARHRYGAGGGALELETSFRGPPPNRGGRFGGQADWRPDSHSNRFDYYDPVRQYGTSRGGRHPIGHPADVRQRQQYGYGGTGGYHNQRYEDGPPSDGYAGRARGRVLRDRGRSSRDVAYPRRGSGGGWSSWLDTPGHRREGDAPLTAGESLLHFKRAVRRMNNDYDRSVLSESCALSVSEAGDARSHYTDDGYATHRRDGFYARQRDGTGNAASSASREREDFVDRTEAVNRRVPLPRDVITEPRRPVAAGASSLTSMISVFWDIENCAVPSGVPAYEIVLKVRQRFYTGYREADFVVACDTARMSPAVIAELNEALVTVIHVPGDQKNAADEKLRTVLRRFSDAHKLTGSRIVLISGDVDFAAEIHEMRYKDLIDVVLIHNEQAKRALRDAANESISYSAFLADLKRSSASKTTKTFSSGPRNQGKDKENKQDLNKTVRAVSARVQENETSEKAIKMENQAAETGALPSYRTKVGILVPREPTNAVYWKQYLSRLNIPQDFTIEVGCGGKDTVYLVYPSVTKARKAIETLNDPRVDDEDGPACLGIISKDTTEDIEKVTPEEPSRAAKVKSAVNTHKAKLEAVRQKLRSLQGGEKTAPMLKAAYEYQATIYEAQLRHFLKIISDLPQSPQQADNATATEIARLKRGSIVYSVKSTILEALSGHQVVFLMSSPGSKTALEVASYAQDLNLRVLSVQASDLAAEQCSKNAASVSGLGPVQCWLSATQQINSENAVVFTSARHFFQEFLRREMELSDFQAIIVDELQEDTAYQRTALTIIRKYFVSKVGVILCGNESDACVRIREAFSLETQDIVRCVLTFPVEVIWKGKPTSRVMACVSTALEFCQTADASAGGDVLVFLPSLADALLADGLLNSRIREENFDVAVTHEVLSSSWTNFPLKNDSPRKGCWRVIFAVECPDAVVSTLRVRCVIDSGLTLRTVYRTGIFVMQLAYVTETEAEERRTLAGIHEGGTCYRLYSRDALVPSSPADLNGSKYLEDIVLRLSTQKTNSDTLFLDDLPKTLLDEVKTALQQIGALDSEGQATDLGTRLCQTSLQPRLGMLVLCSMGKAPSLDSILLSLLVFEDLLVAYRPLKEDGNQRDFPVSDGASVFSGVIQLYKNWLVVPKKMKSSWCDVNNVNEAFINSLHSAVRNIQQEFTEFKGRNLGAESVKEEKNATITLGELLAQSFPQGLLQACELGYKHQTLGDHLQVSPLSLFDTEAMQPKNVVCCLFAQHGEKTVKLLNFSALPDSFCKREPACQVPRAEETHPELVERFGPVGKLIWNYQFNSTRALQAIEEKLRMATDDTKGHLELDSARQCVMIRGQDKYCVEALQCLRSIVSEQVIKLSIKDREAFLTPHKSPYEERPVLAVLGIGGQVNEVLSPAAFRTIVAYDVRMPHSEFRKRVNELGEIVQYWFMKEDATFEITYKTAREADNAYRALSEQSGHLRVSVKGESLEYREEQRERRPAFHAQISLPRRLCSGIAFVQLSDQASVERVAAQLPLRVRLDNNTVTIHRDKKVSCQLYITGLPPMASQSALEGLIRSSLSVDVKKVILVREAPRKTPTEKLRALGDAVQKLFDEELGERSPKLVLNTPRMEDYIEKGWLSFEDSTAAQGACTLLKGSPVPVDQDRKDAVATLPMAIHILMEETLYFPRSFFEAIQDRIEEELRRQEGLRPEDNIKCDATPCENAVRVKLKANNLNDFHKAVHLFNRLILSPDVPRVDSRVRPERVAEVLKAAAPDGGIYVYRKPGEARLVGNTQLVAAASEMLKKHTNSWEKRQRKKLALVGEGFTVLRSFITTLGDDPWYLARECKLDAATFDGQFETVEILGTDAAIRAAEQLVSQLPKSRVDEKSTSDAGERCPICRQPPGGAPKDRISGHGHRLEFCGHWHCEPCLLLVFKRAPLPLACFEKDCASPWAIADIAHVTRNDQDLLSDLARRSFECSVAADLDGKWLPCPTPECHFALDSKRNAEEQGVHVLGNVHVCPGCTNAVCFRCRSLYHYGMSCATFKDSISPNGANDKSWLNEDPGKRALCPSCKVRLERNTSNKVGACWSCRRLFCWRCHRNFEDDAAAARGHLTQYCQVAPPHGGDACCVM